A single region of the Nicotiana sylvestris chromosome 6, ASM39365v2, whole genome shotgun sequence genome encodes:
- the LOC104241588 gene encoding NADP-dependent malic enzyme-like yields the protein MEQRRRCGLDDEAAAMVVRAEEDEVRQQQLGCSSLVVDEETLAARSRNEQPAATMVDAPMAEHQQNGGAGEDEAVATGHLPANDMLLAASEALAAQVTEEHFAKGMIYPPFGNIRKISAYIAASTVAAKAYELGVATRISRHADLVTYADESCMYTPNYRSYR from the exons ATGGAGCAGCGGCGACGGTGTggtttggacgatgaagcagcGGCTATGGTTGTTCgagctgaagaagacgaagtgaggcagcagcAGCTCGGTTGTTCGAGCTTGGTCGTTGACGAGGAAACACTAGCAGCCCGAAGCAGAAACGAGCAGCCAGCAGCAACAATGGTCGACGCACCAATGGCGGAGCATCAGCAAAACGGAGGagccggagaagatgaagcagtagcAACTG GACATCTGCCTGCCAATGACATGCTTTTAGCAGCTT CCGAAGCGTTGGCTGCTCAAGTAACTGAGGAGCACTTTGCCAAAGGGATGATTTACCCTCCGTTTGGTAATATCAGAAAGATCTCAGCTTATATTGCTGCTAGTACTGTAGCTGCTAAAGCATACGAACTCG GTGTGGCAACACGTATTTCCCGACATGCAGATTTGGTTACGTATGCTGATGAGAGTTGCATGTATACTCCTAATTACCGCAGTTATCGGTAA